Genomic window (Thomasclavelia spiroformis DSM 1552):
TATGAACTTGACGAACTCCATAGCGTCCCTTATTTTGATTAAAGATTTCTTTTATCAGTTTCATCATCTCATTATTTCGATTAGCTACAACATCGCCTTTGCTAATTTCAAAGTAATATGTCGATTTAGCGATTCCTATTGCCTTTAGAAGATGCTTTAATCGATATCCTTTTTCACAGAGTTCTTTAACGATTGCTGCTTTTTCGCCTTGAGTTGCGCAACCTCTTTTTCTCGTCTCAAGGCGATTGATTTTTTTATTGCTTCATTTTCGGTTTTAAGATATTCAATTTCTGCTCTTAAACGTATTAGTTCCTCTTTCTCAGGAGGAGTAAGTTCACTTGATATTATAGATTTTTTCATAGGCTGCTCCTTACTGTGTCGTCCCTTCTTTAAATCGAGACCATTATATCCATATATTTTATATCGTTTTACCCAGTTTGACAATTGACTGTCATTAATATTAGCACTTATTGCAACACTTTTTTGAGATTCTCCAGCTAGAACTCTGGCAACTAAAGCGTATCTTTCTTCCGCAGTATACTCAGTACAAGTGGTAGGATGCTTTAAAGCATCTATTCCGTGTAAGTCAGCGATTTTGACCCATGTAGTAATTCTTTTTCTAAAGTTTTTTTGTCCAATTCCTTCTGGTGTTTCATGCCATCGACCATTTTTATATAGTTCAACACAATTCAACTTAAATACATAATCATATTTCATATAAAAACCCTCCTTACTGGCTTGTCCAGTAAAGAGGGTACATATCAAAATAATAGGGTTCATTTTATTATATCTCTTTTCCACAAGCCCACTAAAATTATACAATAATTAGCATTCTTGAATTATTAATTATATAATATAAAAAAGGAGGATGCATATGTTAATTACAACAACAAATCAAATCGAAGGGAAAGTCATTCGCGAATATAAGGGAATCGTGTTTGGAGAAGTCATTTCAGGGATTAATATGTTTAAAGATATCGGAGCAGGGCTACGAAATATACTTGGTGGTCGTAGTGCTGGATATGAAGATGAACTTATGGCATGTCGTCAAAATGCTTTAGAAGAAATGCAAAAGCGTGCTAAAGCACTTGGTGCAAATGCAATAATTGGAATTGATATTGACTATGAAATGCTAGGAAGCGGAAATGGCATGATGATGGTTACTACTAGTGGAACTGCAGTTATAGTTGAATAAAAAATTAATAAAATAAAGAAATAAACAAATATATATTTTTTAGTTATCTAACAATTTTACAAACAAGATATCCTCTCCTTACTTTAAAGAGAGGATTTTTATATACAATACTATTTTAAATTGTGTAAAATTATATCAAAAAAATTATTCAATAAAAGAAATAATCATCCGTACTAACATTGATAATCATAAATAAAGAAATTCATTATCGCTTGCTGTTCTTTAATGTTAAATATATGCTTCTTTTCTAATCTTCTTTTCATACCTTGATGTTCATAAAAACCATAATTACAACTTGTGTCTGTAAACAAATAAAATTCTTTCAGTTTTTTTTGTTTCATATAGTTCAGTACTGATTGAAAAAGCATTTTCCCTATTCCCTTTCCTCTACATGAAGAACTTACAATAAATAAGACAAGTTCTGCTGAATAGATTTTATTATTTTCATTTAATAATTGTTTATCTATTCATTAATATTGCTAAATATTTTTGAAATCTTTCGTCCCTCTTTTGAACTAAGCAATGATAGTATTGACTTTATCTGTAATAGTCGATTAGAAAGTGGACATTTATGTTTAGCAATATTGTTTACCATTATAATACCTACAATATTCCCGTCAACTACTGCTACTCTTGAAAAAGTATAGTTTGTTAAGCAACTACTTAGAAATACCCTTGCCAACTTGATGGCTATTTTTGGACTGCTGAAATCATCATAATGCCACGTTTCTTTAATAATAGTTTCTAAAGCCTTAAAATCTTGTTTTTGATATTCTCGTAATTTTATTTGCATTATTCTTCTCCTTGCTTTCATTTTTTATATAATATATGATAAAGTATACAGTAACTGTAATGTCAATAAGGAGATAAAAAATGAGAAAAGAAATACAAAAGTTAACAACATCCCAATTTGCAAAATTACACAAGGTAAATAAACGGACATTACATTATTATGATGAAATTGGTCTTTTCCGTCCACTTACAAAAGCTGAAAATGGTTATCGCTATTATGATATTTCACAAAGTATTGATTTTGAATATATTCGTATGTTGAAAGAATTAAATATGAGTATTGAAGAAATTGAAACTTATCGAAAAAATCCTACATCTATTAATTTTTTAAAAATTGTTCAACAAAAAGAAAAAGAAATTAATAAACAAATTCAAAAACTAAAAGAGATTAAAACTATAATCCAAAACAAGAAAAAACAAATTATTTTTTGTGAAACTTTGCAAAAGCAAGAAATTAGAATTGAAGTGTGTCAATCAGAAAGGATTTTAGTTTATCCATATGATTTTTCACAAGATGATATATCACAAATTTTTTATTACTTAAAAGATGTATGGGGAATAGAGCAAATACGTATGGGAATAGGAAGTTTTATTTCACTTGATAACATAAATAAGATGAATTTTGATAAATACGAAGGAGTATATACGATTGCCTTAAACAAAAAGTCAGTTCCAAATAGCCATAGCCTTATCAAACCAAAAGGAAAATATCTTTGTGGTTATCAAAAAGGTACATGGGATAAATTACCAATCCTATATCAACAGATATTAGATTATGCTAATAAAAATAATTTACAACTTACTGGTTACGCTTATGAAGTCGGTTTGAATGATTTTGTAATTTCTAATGAAACTGATTACATCACAAAGATTATGATTAAAATTGAAGAAAATTCTTGATTTTACAATTAATCCACAGTTTAAAAAATATTCTAAATATGGAATTTTTATCGATAAATTATGATAAAACAAAAAAGATTATCCTTCATTAGAAATAATATAAAAATATCTATTGAAAATGAAACCATGATAAAGAAATTTTAAAGTTCCATAATATTTATTATCCTTTTATCACTTAAAAAGTGATAAAATTAATGTTTCTTCTATCTTAAAATATTTAAAAATCTAATTATTATGGAAATAATCAAAAATTAGAATTAAAATTTTCATCTAAAATAATAACCTAATTCATCTTATTACGTTTAGAAAACTAATTCAGTAATAATAAAAACTTGACAATAGTAGAACTCCCTAATATAATTAACAATGTTAACTATATTAGGAGGTGTACGTAATGACAGAACCGCAGTGGCAAATACTAAGCAAAAATATACAGCTTTTCCATTCTTTTGCTCGAATGATTTTAACTCAAGAAAAATTGCGTTCTCTTACAGCAAATGAAATGGAAATAATTTCACACATTTATCTTTCAAAAGAACACCAAACTCCCCTATCAATTAGTCAAGCTACAAATATGAAAAAAGAAGCAGTAAGTCGAAGTTTAAAAAATCTTTTTAATAAAAAATTATTAAATAAAATAAAGTGCCCTTTTGATGAAAGAAGTTACTATCTTATCATTACACCTAGGGGGCTTTTAGAAATGGATAAAAACTATCAAATTTTATTAAAACCTTATATTTTTTTAAAGCAAGAGCTAGGAGAAGAAACTTTTCATAATCTTATCCAATCAATTGAAAAAGCAAACTCACTTTTTAAATTATATAAAGAAATGGAGAGTATAAATGAAATTTTATAATATGCTACAACTTGATCCTAGTACACTAAAAAAATATATTAAAGAATCTCAAACAACTAAAGAGAAGCAACTTTATTTTTTTGCTATTATTACCCGCGCCATTTTACTTGTTGTTTTTTCTATTATATACATATCCATTTTAACTACTTTTTTTGGACAAAAAAATAGTTCAATGGCTGTTGTTTTGTTTTGTGCTTTACTTAGTATTAGATTTGTAGATTTTGGCTACAAAATTACACATTCTTTAATTAGCTTAGCTATCATTTTTCTTATTTTATTAATTTCTCCTCTTTTAATGCAAAATATCCCCCCTTTTTTAGGATTAATAGTAAATTTCTTATCAATTCTTACGATTCTTGTTTTATCATGTGAAAAACCAGAAATGGGAAACGGTGGATTATATATTTTTGGATATATTTTTCTATCAGGAACACAAATTGGACCATCTGTATTTTATCAGCGAGCTCAAATGACATTTATTGGCTATCTTATCTTAGCAAGCATCTTATATATAAAACACCATCATAAGCATAAAAACACTTCTTTACATCAGGTTTTAAATGATTTTGATATTTATAATCAAAAAAGTCAATGGCAAATTCAAATTGCTTTTATAATGTCTGCTTTGTTTTTTATTGGAAATTTCTTTAATTTAAACCACTTCATGTGGGTAGGGTTTGCTTGTTCCTCTCTTATAACAAGTTATCCAATCAATATAAACGAACGATTAATTAATCGTATCCTAGGAGCATTCATTGGATCATTTCTTTTTGCTATCATAACTCCAATCATCCCTCCTTCACTCACTACTTTATATGGTCCTATTTCAGGATTATGCTTAGGTTTTTCTAGTTCCTATCGAAGTAAAACAATTTTTAATTGTTTCGGGGCATTATTAATGGCATCTAGTATATACGGAATTAAAGAAGCAGTATATTTACGTATTGTAAATAATTTAATCGGTTTAATTTTTGGATATATATTTTTTCAAATATTTCAAAAGTTTTTTATTCAACGTTGTCTATCTAAGACTATTTCGAATAAAAAAACTTTAAATCCGTATAACTATTAATAAAACTTTTATTGATACTTTTTATTAACAACTAATAATTTTAATAAAAAACAGTACTAACAATTATTCATTATTAACTATTTAGATATAGAAAAGGGCTGCAACACCTAAAGATCAAAATTCTTTAAGCGTTACAGCCTTTTTTAACTAAGCATACTAATTAATTCATTTAATCTATTTAACCACTGATTACCTTTTGGTAGTATAATTACTATTTTATTATCAATTTGTTTAAATCTAGGTCTAGTAAACAAACGATTTACTAATTCAAACAACTGATCTCCTTTTACATTTTTGCTATAATCACTACTAAAAGTAATTTCAATATTACCTTTCTTTTCTTCTAAAACATCAATAATTTTTGATGAAGCTAAAATATCAAGCTTACGTTTTTCAATCAAAGCTGAAACTTCATCAGGTAATTTACCATAATAATCAATAAATTCAGTTTTTAAATGATCAATCGCCTTAATTGTTTTAGTATTATCTAATCGTTGATATAACTCTAATTTTTCAATATCGCTAGATACATAATCATGAGGAATATAGCCATCAACAT
Coding sequences:
- a CDS encoding putative heavy metal-binding protein; translation: MLITTTNQIEGKVIREYKGIVFGEVISGINMFKDIGAGLRNILGGRSAGYEDELMACRQNALEEMQKRAKALGANAIIGIDIDYEMLGSGNGMMMVTTSGTAVIVE
- a CDS encoding FUSC family protein, translating into MKFYNMLQLDPSTLKKYIKESQTTKEKQLYFFAIITRAILLVVFSIIYISILTTFFGQKNSSMAVVLFCALLSIRFVDFGYKITHSLISLAIIFLILLISPLLMQNIPPFLGLIVNFLSILTILVLSCEKPEMGNGGLYIFGYIFLSGTQIGPSVFYQRAQMTFIGYLILASILYIKHHHKHKNTSLHQVLNDFDIYNQKSQWQIQIAFIMSALFFIGNFFNLNHFMWVGFACSSLITSYPININERLINRILGAFIGSFLFAIITPIIPPSLTTLYGPISGLCLGFSSSYRSKTIFNCFGALLMASSIYGIKEAVYLRIVNNLIGLIFGYIFFQIFQKFFIQRCLSKTISNKKTLNPYNY
- a CDS encoding MerR family transcriptional regulator gives rise to the protein MRKEIQKLTTSQFAKLHKVNKRTLHYYDEIGLFRPLTKAENGYRYYDISQSIDFEYIRMLKELNMSIEEIETYRKNPTSINFLKIVQQKEKEINKQIQKLKEIKTIIQNKKKQIIFCETLQKQEIRIEVCQSERILVYPYDFSQDDISQIFYYLKDVWGIEQIRMGIGSFISLDNINKMNFDKYEGVYTIALNKKSVPNSHSLIKPKGKYLCGYQKGTWDKLPILYQQILDYANKNNLQLTGYAYEVGLNDFVISNETDYITKIMIKIEENS
- a CDS encoding winged helix DNA-binding protein, whose protein sequence is MTEPQWQILSKNIQLFHSFARMILTQEKLRSLTANEMEIISHIYLSKEHQTPLSISQATNMKKEAVSRSLKNLFNKKLLNKIKCPFDERSYYLIITPRGLLEMDKNYQILLKPYIFLKQELGEETFHNLIQSIEKANSLFKLYKEMESINEIL
- a CDS encoding helix-turn-helix domain-containing protein, whose translation is MKYDYVFKLNCVELYKNGRWHETPEGIGQKNFRKRITTWVKIADLHGIDALKHPTTCTEYTAEERYALVARVLAGESQKSVAISANINDSQLSNWVKRYKIYGYNGLDLKKGRHSKEQPMKKSIISSELTPPEKEELIRLRAEIEYLKTENEAIKKSIALRREKEVAQLKAKKQQSLKNSVKKDID